One stretch of Rhinolophus ferrumequinum isolate MPI-CBG mRhiFer1 chromosome 3, mRhiFer1_v1.p, whole genome shotgun sequence DNA includes these proteins:
- the TCF19 gene encoding transcription factor 19 yields the protein MLPCFQLLRVGGGRGGDLYTFHPPSGAGCTYRLGHRADLCDVALKPQQEPGLISGVHAELHAERQGDAWRVSLEDCSSQGTLVNNVRLPRGHKLQLSDGDLLTFGPEGPPGTSPSEFYFMFQQVHVKPQDFAAITVPRSREEGPGAGFWPMLPPQGAPQRPLGTLASAPRATLILNSIGSLSKLQPQPFTFSRTGGGPQSRPAPIPPGAVETAPSAPPPRNRRKSAHRVLAELDDEREAPESPPLVLREPRKKLRVDKTPLTSSGNRHGRPPKYPVSTMTAPAAGAGEPCAAPCCFLPQEETVAWVQCDGCDVWFHVACVGCSIQAAREADFRCPGCHATVQT from the exons ATGCTGCCCTGCTTTCAGCTGCTGCGCGTCGGAGGCGGCAGGGGCGGTGATCTCTACACCTTCCACCCCCCAAGCGGCGCTGGATGCACCTATCGCTTGGGCCACAGGGCTGACCTGTGTGATGTGGCCCTGAAGCCCCAACAGGAGCCCGGCCTGATCTCTGGAGTCCACGCGGAGCTGCACGCCGAGCGCCAGGGTGATGCCTGGAGGGTCAGCCTGGAGGACTGCAGCAGCCAAG GGACTTTGGTCAATAATGTCCGACTCCCAAGGGGTCACAAGCTGCAGTTGAGTGATGGTGACCTTCTGACCTTCGGCCCTGAAGGGCCCCCAGGAACCAGCCCCTCGGAGTTCTACTTCATGTTTCAGCAAGTCCATGTCAAACCTCAAGATTTTGCTGCCATTACCGTCCCACGGTCTAGGGAAGAGGGACCAGGAGCTGGTTTCTGGCCCATGCTGCCCCCACAGGGGGCTCCACAGCGCCCCCTCGGCACCCTGGCCTCAGCCCCGAGAGCCACGCTGATCCTCAACTCCATTGGCAGCCTCAGCaagctccagccccagcccttcACCTTCTCACGGACTGGGGGTGGGCCACAGAGCCGGCCTGCTCCCATTCCCCCTGGGGCAGTGGAGACCGCcccttctgccccacccccaagaaaTCGGAGGAAATCGGCTCACCGAGTGTTGGCAGAATTGGATGATGAGAGAGAGGCTCCTGAGAGCCCCCCACTAGTCCTTAGAGAGCCCAGGAAAAAACTCCGAGTAGACAAAACCCCtctgacatctagtgg AAATCGTCATGGGCGTCCTCCGAAGTACCCAGTGAGCACCATGACTGCCCCTGCTGCTGGGGCCGGGGAGCCCTGTGCAGCCCCTTGTTGCTTCCTGCCCCAAGAAGAGACAGTGGCCTGGGTTCAGTGTGATGGTTGTGACGTCTGGTTCCACGTGGCCTGTGTTGGCTGCAGTATCCAGGCTGCCAGGGAGGCTGACTTCCGGTGCCCAGGGTGTCATGCGACTGTCCAGACCTAA
- the POU5F1 gene encoding POU domain, class 5, transcription factor 1, whose amino-acid sequence MAGHLASDFAFSPPPGGGGDGPGGPEPGWVDPRTWLSFQGPPGGSGIGPGLGPGAEVWGIPSCPPPYEFCGGMAYCGPQVGVGLVPQGGLETPQPEGEAGAGVESSSEGTSPEPCAAPPGAVKLDKEKLKQNPEEEASEDMKALQKDLEQFAKLLKQKRITLGYTQADVGLTLGVLFGKVFSQTTICRFEALQLSLKNMCKLRPLLQKWVEEADNNENLQEICKAETLVQARKRKRTSIENRVRGNLESMFLQCPKPTLQQISHIAQQLGLEKDVVRVWFCNRRQKGKRSSSDYSQREDFEASGPPFSGGPVSFPLAPGPHFGTPGYAGPHFTTLYSSVPFPEGEAFPSVSVATLGSPMHSN is encoded by the exons ATGGCGGGACACCTGGCTTCCGACTTTGCCTTCTCGCCCCCACCGGGTGGTGGAGGCGATGGGCCAGGAGGGCCGGAGCCCGGCTGGGTTGACCCTCGAACCTGGTTGAGCTTCCAGGGCCCTCCCGGCGGCTCAGGAATTGGGCCGGGCCTTGGCCCCGGCGCAGAGGTGTGGGGGATTCCCTCGTGCCCTCCGCCGTATGAGTTCTGCGGGGGGATGGCCTACTGTGGACCTCAGGTTGGAGTGGGGCTGGTGCCCCAAGGCGGCCTGGAGACCCCTCAGCCCGAGGGCGAGGCGGGAGCCGGAGTGGAGAGCAGCTCCGAAGGGACCTCCCCTGAACCCTGCGCTGCTCCGCCTGGGGCGGTGAAGCTGGACAAGGAGAAACTCAAGCAAAACCCTGAGGAGGAGGCGAGTGAG GACATGAAAGCTCTGCAGAAAGACCTCGAGCAGTTTGCCAAGCTCCTGAAGCAGAAGAGGATCACCCTGGGGTACACCCAGGCCGACGTGGGGCTCACCCTGGGGGTTCTCTTTG GGAAGGTGTTCAGCCAGACAACCATCTGCCGCTTCGAGGCTCTGCAGCTCAGCTTGAAGAACATGTGTAAGCTGCGGCCCCTGCTGCAGAAGTGGGTGGAGGAAGCTGACAACAACGAGAATCTGCAGGAG atATGCAAAGCAGAGACGCTGGTGCAGGCCCGAAAGAGAAAGCGGACAAGCATCGAGAACCGAGTGAGGGGCAACCTGGAGAGCATGTTCCTGCAGTGCCCGAAGCCCACGCTGCAGCAGATCAGCCACATCGCCCAGCAGCTCGGGCTTGAGAAGGAT GTGGTCCGAGTGTGGTTCTGCAACCGTCGCCAGAAGGGCAAACGATCAAGCAGTGACTATTCTCAACGAGAGGATTTTGAGGCTTCTGGGCCTCCTTTCTCAGGGGGACCAGTATCCTTTCCTCTGGCACCAGGGCCCCATTTTGGTACCCCAGGCTATGCGGGCCCTCACTTCACTACGCTGTACTCCTCAGTCCCTTTCCCTGAGGGTGAAGcctttccctctgtgtctgtggCCACTCTGGGCTCTCCCATGCATTCAAACTGA